CAGCGACGACcttggtcaagtcataacaattggctaccgcctaggtcaagtcataacaaattggcgacggggatttcggtAAAAAAAGTACAAGAATTGGGACGTGATTTTGTCGAAAAAAGTACAGCAGTCGGTGACGtattttggaattaaataagctgtaataattgccggcGGCTtttggagttattattattattagcagtaaaaaaatgacgatttctctGGAACAGTTGCAGATAATATTAGAGCACCAGAATCAGCAGATGTTAAGCTTCCAGCAGAAACTATTTGAAACATTTTTGGACAAATTTTTCACTAAACAAAACGTCTCAGgaaataaagaaattatttataatgcagatAATGGTGTGGAAATGGCCGTCTCAGAAGAACGCCAAGTTGAGGGTTCAATTCCCTTTATATCTGACGGAAAATGCAAAATTggtaagttggccggttcagagcaagacaatatcttgcctaatgcacatggaactgtgacagtatcagatgagcAAGACAAAGAAGGTTCCGCAGACAACCCCCGGAGTCCAGAATCAAATGAAACACCATTAAGTCCGCCCATATCTGAAGACAAACTTAAGTCAGAACAGAACTACAGTTTGCGTGATGTTGGCCAAGAAAACTGGAAGAACGCATCTCcagaaaataactggaacaGTACAGTTAACCAAATTGCGCCAAATGTGATTCGAAATCATGGGGAGACAGAAGCCTATAATATGGGTTCGCGTAATGATGCCCataattctgatgaaatttcgtataaagatgagaaaaataagtcGGTCGAATCAGATGGTGATAAAAAATCTaatgcaattttattagatgCCGATTCTCCTAGTTATCTAATATCCTCTAGtgaaaattttaatgaatttgatggagatatTTCAGAAAAGCTGAATTCCGAtaacctaaaatcaaatatcgttcatcatcatctattcatttctagtAGATTCTGCGTTCAATACGAGGAATATGTCCTAAATAAAGTCATACTAATTGTATTTTGgagatatgaggatccaacattatttcgtgtgggaggaaatgttggagaatttcatcttacagataatttttttttaatcagaagctaatcttcgaatcttcaaaaaaggggaggtgttatgtagtagcgaagacataagtacgggtaactagattatctatatctatattcatcttattgtaagcttcattttgacatattgattattattgtatgacctatttatattcgataattttgagttttattgattattgtctcccacgcttacagcctcatttggcctggttttgtacaaatataattttctattttatggtatggtgtggtctgcctgtctggtatatagataaagtatgtttgaaataaacgtttcgcattacagcagctgctattggtgtttttggactcaagtggacgggttaggcggataaggaccaataaggacgctagattactcatattaatcgaacgtcattgtcacagtgtgaaggtcgtagaaggcgtattctattggtggataatttacgcggattacgtccttgttaaattcgtaaggtcataacgaatcagcgacgaccttggtcaagtcataacaattggctaccgcctaggtcaagtcataacaTTATTGAATGTCTCAAAGTAAGAACCGGATGGGGTAGAGTAGACAGGAATGAATTCGTGAACTGCTCTAATGATTATCATTTCACATATCATAAACGGTTGCGTTGTCATTATGAAATGACATTGAACAATTAACCAACTGATTTCGTCTTAATGCCTACTTACAACACATTTGCTAATAACCATATGCAAACTACATATGTACGTACGAATCATACACTACCCAATCACAATAAGTGATTTGCACTATTCCGTACACAGTTTCATCACTTTGATTATCACAGTGATATACTGGTCAATGGCATAGAATGGACAATGTATGATTGGAAACAATCTCGTTGTTGATGAATTGGGGAGATTACGCAACCATTATTCATTCGACTACAGACTACGATGATCGAGTAAACAATATTTAGTTTATTGTCGACACCTAATTAAGGTGAAACAAAACATAGATGTTCCTGGGTTGTCTCGTtggaattattattgatttacgAATGTGTAGACTGTCATTCATCCACCGATCTTTGAAGTTTAACGTGAATAATATATACCCTATATATGATCTCATAtcaatgatttattcatatgttcacacacacacacacacaccaagaTCATTACAGGCTCAAATGATGGATTAAACGAATTCATGGAAACACTCGAATGGGAATCAGTTTTCTCTTTGTGCATTAAACATTTAATGAGATTTCAGGTTGAGTAATCACTATTCTAATTACTGTGTGTGTGGATCATATTCGATCAGAAGTGATCAGAGTTTCTCAGTATACATTTAATGACAAGTGGAGTCTTTCTCATGTCATCAAAACTGACAAGATCAGTTTGATTTATACCTGATCGAAAAGAAATTCAATTCCACTCTGAATCTCGATATCGACTCACAGTCAGGAATGTCGTATGACGGTCAAATAGAATTGATGTTCCCGATTGTCAGAAGTAACAATTTGATGTGAACATGTGGATGGAACAGTCTGACAGAATCTCTTTCAAagaataaaattcaaatgtaaaaaaTGCTCAATTCGACATCCAATCAAAACAGTTTATGCTACACTGACTTTAACAAATCATATTACAAGTAAGCACCATTGACAACCACGTAACAAATTACTACTGTGAAAATAATCCATGTTCCATTTTGCGAATGAGGTATTTACTGTGTGTTTTTTAGATTCTATTAAGacattctataattttgtgtttaaacatattcgattgtccacacTCGTGTTCTCCTTCAATACACTAGAATCaacattattgaaataaatttctattctCACTTGATCGCATTCAGACGTCATTCAGACGTCCATCATAACGAGGAAGCACTGACATTCGTTGAAACTCCCTCGTAATGATGGTTACTCATTTTATTGTGTCAATTCACTTGAATCTCGATGGGAACATCAATTTCTGTCAAGTGATCTTTTCAGCAAGACGTCGGTGTTACACGTAAGTATACACGAAATAATTGTTTAATCATATATGATATGTTAACGCATATACCTTCAATGATCGTAATCACTGACACTTTCCCTGTTCACTTCATGTTATTCAATTGTACCTAGAAATTGACAAATGTAATATGTCACTTTTCTGGAAAATGTAGTGGGATAGAACCATTCGTGAAATCCTCTCATCGTTTGAACATAACTTGCTTGTGATATAGGTAGTTGTGTGTTGACAGCCCTCTTTAGCAACACTCAGTTGTCACGTTGTAGTCAAATGATCATGTCTTGTTGAATGATGAATGTGAGTTTGAAGATAATCAATCATTCAGTGGATGTATTCAGATATGATACAGTGTTTGATGATTGAATGTGAGAAAGTACACTGATGATCATTGGTTGACATTGATAATTATTGTCAGTCATAACAGCAAAATATGTATGTTGACAGTTTATGGCATGAAATGTGAAATAATGTGCAACGAGTTGAGCATATTTTCTCAAGATGCTGCACCGATATCTAAGTAAATCAGAAATAACTCAGAAATGGAACATCATTCCATTTCATTGACTGGTTGAACATTGATCCCATTTGATCACAACCGAATCGAATAATGATGTGTTGTCTTGGAATACTGTAGTGATATGATGGGATTGAACGGGACAATGGAATTTCGACTGATTGTGATTTCGGCTGAATAGTACTTCCGTTTTCAATTCAATGTGCTGATTACTCagtgtaatatttgttttattctccTGTGTGATGATATTCCATTCGATGTGACCATTTCTGTGAGTTTGATGTTTGTCCATGATAAGATATTGTTGGATCGAATGAACATGAACTATGCTCGAGATGACACACAGTATGTGATTTGTGATAATTCTGTGTATTTTACATATTTGTGTCTACAGGGTCGAATTGCAAGTTTCCATTTTTCAATATGACAGTGTGGTTCCAGTTAGAACTCAGTTGTCAGTTCAACCTACACGCCAAATCTTGTTTTTCtgtttaattataaatacgattCTGCTTTTTATATTAAGTGGCTGTTACAACGAATGACGAGGTTACTATTGTGAAAGCATGTGAATTTGAGTTGAAGAAACGAAATCAGCACTTCAGTATGATGAAGATTTCTTCATTCAATCTCGTTCAATGCACAACGATGCATTGTAGGAACACATACTTAAACAATCAAATTCGTAATCACACTCagcaattataaatatatttaacgAGGTAACTGTTACGTTTCCTACTGCAATCAGAAAGAGTTTTGTGGGACAAATGTTTCAAATGAATCGATTTCTGATCAAAGGtctcatgatgatgatgatgatgatgatgatgatggtgatgatgatgatgatgatatttgaGATTCATTGGTTGCTAATGAAGTCGTTAGTGaatttgagaaaaatatttcatgTGAATGAAATTGTGGTAAAACACGTGATGTTGCTCGTTTTCACAATGCATACGTTCGCACAGCGAAGGTCTtacttcaactatgaataaacaATGTCATCATTTACCATCTAATTTCAAAATGAGTTTAGATGTGGTTCACCTAATGATTCGTGTAGTTATCACTTCCTCAATTGATCAATCTATGCAACGTCCGTTAATAATGTCGATCGTTTTAGACTCGACTAGtaattacataatatatattGTGTATGAGAGTGTGGTCAATCATCCTGATCACATAATTCACATCACGATCTAGATATTTCTGGTGAGTTGAG
This genomic stretch from Schistosoma mansoni, WGS project CABG00000000 data, supercontig 0547, strain Puerto Rico, whole genome shotgun sequence harbors:
- a CDS encoding XP_018644764.1, translating into MTISLEQLQIILEHQNQQMLSFQQKLFETFLDKFFTKQNVSGNKEIIYNADNGVEMAVSEERQVEGSIPFISDGKCKIGKLAGSEQDNILPNAHGTVTVSDEQDKEGSADNPRSPESNETPLSPPISEDKLKSEQNYSLRDVGQENWKNASPENNWNSTVNQIAPNVIRNHGETEAYNMGSRNDAHNSDEISYKDEKNKSVESDGDKKSNAILLDADSPSYLISSSENFNEFDGDISEKLNSDNLKSNIVHHHLFISSRFCVQYEEYVLNKVILIVFWRYEDPTLFRVGGNVGEFHLTDNFFLIRS
- a CDS encoding XP_018644765.1 gives rise to the protein MFQMNRFLIKGLMMMMMMMMMMVMMMMMIFEIHWLLMKSLVNLRKIFHVNEIVVKHVMLLVFTMHTFAQRRSYFNYE